A DNA window from Hydrogenophaga taeniospiralis contains the following coding sequences:
- a CDS encoding TRAP transporter large permease: MEAWVLLGSFLVLILIGTPVAYAMGMAALIGAWWIEIPLDAVMIAVANGVNKFSLLAIPFFVLAGAIMAEGGMARRLVAFANVLVGFIQGGLSLVNILASTFFGAISGSSMADTASVGTVLIPEMEKKGYPRDFATAVTVSGSVQAILIPPSHNAVIYSLAAGGTVSIAALFIAGVLPGLLLGLTLAIMCLYMARKRNYPKGDVIPLRQALKICADALWGLATMIIILGGILSGVFTATESASIAVLWAFFVTMFIYRDYKWNELPKLVHRTVKTLSIVMILIAFAASFGYIMTLMQIPMKITAALTSLSDNRYVILALINGLLLVLGTLMDMAPLILILTPILLPVITSIGVDPVHFGMIMMVNLGIGLLTPPVGGVLFVGAAVAKLPMEQVVKALMPFFGALLLVLIAVTYIPALSLWLPAVLDVK, from the coding sequence ATGGAAGCCTGGGTCCTGCTTGGAAGCTTTCTCGTGCTGATCCTGATCGGCACCCCCGTGGCCTACGCCATGGGCATGGCCGCACTGATCGGCGCCTGGTGGATCGAGATCCCGCTGGACGCGGTGATGATCGCGGTCGCCAACGGCGTCAACAAGTTCTCGCTGCTCGCGATTCCCTTCTTCGTGCTGGCCGGCGCCATCATGGCCGAAGGCGGCATGGCGCGGCGCCTGGTGGCCTTCGCCAACGTGCTGGTGGGCTTCATCCAAGGGGGGCTGTCGCTGGTGAACATCCTGGCCTCCACCTTCTTCGGCGCCATCTCCGGTTCGTCCATGGCCGACACCGCCTCGGTCGGCACCGTGCTGATCCCCGAAATGGAGAAGAAGGGCTACCCGCGCGATTTCGCCACCGCCGTCACCGTCAGCGGTTCGGTGCAGGCCATCCTGATCCCGCCCAGCCACAACGCGGTCATCTACTCGCTGGCCGCAGGCGGCACGGTCTCCATCGCGGCGCTGTTCATCGCCGGTGTGCTGCCGGGCCTGCTGCTGGGACTGACACTGGCCATCATGTGCCTCTACATGGCGCGCAAGCGCAACTACCCCAAGGGTGACGTGATCCCGCTGCGCCAGGCGCTGAAGATCTGCGCCGACGCGCTCTGGGGCCTGGCCACCATGATCATCATCCTGGGCGGCATCCTCAGCGGCGTGTTCACCGCCACCGAGTCGGCGTCGATCGCGGTGCTCTGGGCCTTCTTCGTGACCATGTTCATCTACCGCGACTACAAATGGAACGAGCTGCCCAAGCTGGTCCACCGCACGGTCAAGACCCTGTCCATCGTCATGATCCTGATCGCGTTCGCCGCGAGCTTCGGCTACATCATGACCCTGATGCAGATCCCGATGAAGATCACCGCGGCGCTGACATCGCTGTCGGACAACCGCTACGTGATCCTGGCGCTGATCAACGGTCTGCTGCTGGTGCTGGGCACGCTGATGGACATGGCGCCGCTGATCCTGATCCTTACGCCCATCCTTCTGCCGGTGATCACCAGCATCGGCGTCGACCCGGTGCACTTCGGCATGATCATGATGGTCAACCTGGGCATCGGCCTGCTGACCCCGCCGGTCGGTGGTGTGCTGTTCGTGGGGGCCGCCGTGGCCAAGCTGCCGATGGAGCAGGTGGTCAAGGCGCTCATGCCCTTCTTCGGCGCCCTGTTGCTGGTGCTGATCGCGGTGACCTACATCCCCGCGCTGTCGCTGTGGCTGCCGGCCGTGCTGGACGTGAAGTGA
- a CDS encoding glucarate dehydratase family protein — translation MMTSHAIRHVRITPIAFRDPPLLNAAGIHEPWALRSIIEIETDSGLVGINESYGDLPMLQALAKAAPALVGLSPWALNEMDTRVTALVAPKQMSESEFLGQQVSLAPGTHVSKTVAKVISAFEVAMMDLQGQLANAPVVDLLGGAARPAVPFSAYLFFKYAEHIEKPYAPDPFGEGIAPEQMVAQARRMIDQYGFKSIKLKAGALPPEQEVAAMLALAQAFPGAPLRIDPNANWTVATSLKVVEQLRGVLEYYEDPAPGLDGMAAVAAACDVPLATNMVVTDLKEFRRNAEMGCPVKIVLSDHHYWGGLRATQRLALMCETFGLGLSMHSNSHLGISLMAMTHLAASVPQLSYACDTHYPWQDDEVVQGGRLKFEDGSLRVTTTPGLGVAIDREALARLHDNYLRTPIRNRDDLAQMRKYDPSFTGHQPRF, via the coding sequence GTGATGACCTCGCACGCCATCCGCCACGTCCGGATCACGCCCATCGCGTTCCGCGACCCGCCGCTGCTCAACGCGGCGGGCATCCACGAGCCCTGGGCCCTGCGCTCGATCATCGAGATCGAGACCGACTCGGGCCTGGTCGGCATCAACGAGAGCTACGGCGACCTGCCCATGTTGCAGGCGCTGGCCAAGGCCGCGCCCGCGCTGGTCGGGCTCTCGCCCTGGGCGCTGAACGAGATGGACACCCGAGTGACCGCGCTGGTGGCGCCCAAGCAGATGTCCGAGTCGGAGTTCCTGGGCCAGCAGGTCTCGCTGGCGCCGGGCACCCACGTGTCCAAGACCGTGGCCAAGGTGATCAGCGCCTTCGAGGTCGCGATGATGGACCTGCAGGGCCAGTTGGCCAACGCGCCGGTGGTGGACCTGCTGGGCGGCGCCGCGCGCCCGGCCGTGCCCTTTTCCGCCTACCTGTTCTTCAAGTACGCCGAGCACATCGAGAAGCCCTACGCGCCCGACCCGTTTGGCGAAGGCATCGCGCCCGAACAGATGGTGGCGCAGGCGCGCCGCATGATCGACCAGTACGGCTTCAAGAGCATCAAGCTCAAGGCCGGCGCGCTGCCGCCCGAACAGGAGGTGGCCGCGATGCTGGCGCTGGCCCAGGCCTTCCCCGGCGCGCCGCTGCGCATCGACCCCAACGCCAACTGGACCGTAGCCACCAGCCTGAAGGTGGTGGAGCAGCTGCGCGGCGTGCTGGAGTACTACGAAGACCCGGCCCCAGGCCTGGACGGCATGGCCGCCGTCGCCGCGGCGTGCGACGTGCCGCTGGCCACCAACATGGTGGTGACCGATCTGAAGGAATTCCGCCGCAACGCCGAGATGGGTTGCCCGGTGAAGATCGTATTGAGCGACCACCACTACTGGGGCGGGCTGCGCGCCACGCAGCGCCTGGCGCTGATGTGCGAGACCTTCGGCCTGGGCCTGTCCATGCACTCGAACTCGCACCTGGGCATCAGCCTGATGGCCATGACCCACTTGGCGGCCTCGGTGCCGCAGCTGTCCTACGCCTGCGACACGCACTACCCCTGGCAGGACGACGAGGTGGTACAGGGCGGGCGCCTGAAATTTGAAGACGGCAGCCTGCGCGTGACCACCACCCCCGGCCTGGGCGTGGCCATCGACCGCGAGGCCCTGGCCCGCCTGCACGACAACTACCTGCGCACCCCCATCCGCAACCGCGACGACCTGGCGCAGATGCGCAAGTACGACCCCTCATTCACCGGTCATCAACCGCGCTTCTGA
- the kdgD gene encoding 5-dehydro-4-deoxyglucarate dehydratase: MQYTPQDLKQVMSSGLLSFPLTDFDANGDFNARAYAERLEWLAPYGATALFAAGGTGEFFSLTGEEYLGIIQTAVDTCRGKVPIIAGAGGPTRFAIQCAQAAEKAGAHGILLLPHYLTEACQEGLIAHVEAVCKSVKFGVIVYNRNVCKLTPESLAILADRCPNLIGFKDGVGDIELMSSIHMKMGERFAYLGGLPTAEVYAAAYKALGTPVYSSAVFNFIPRTAMDFYEAVRTDDMATQHKLLKQFFMPYLQIRNRAQGYAVSIVKAGATLVGHTAGPVRAPLTELKPAEMEQLKALIDALGPQ; the protein is encoded by the coding sequence ATGCAATACACACCCCAGGACCTCAAGCAGGTCATGTCCTCCGGTCTGCTGTCGTTCCCGCTGACCGACTTCGACGCCAACGGCGACTTCAACGCCCGGGCCTACGCCGAGCGCCTGGAGTGGCTGGCGCCCTACGGCGCCACCGCGCTGTTCGCCGCCGGCGGCACGGGCGAGTTCTTCTCGCTCACCGGCGAGGAGTACCTCGGCATCATCCAGACCGCGGTGGACACCTGCCGCGGCAAGGTGCCGATCATCGCCGGCGCCGGTGGCCCCACGCGCTTCGCCATCCAGTGCGCGCAGGCGGCCGAAAAGGCCGGCGCCCACGGCATCCTGCTGCTGCCGCACTACCTGACAGAAGCCTGCCAGGAAGGTCTGATCGCGCACGTGGAAGCGGTGTGCAAGAGCGTGAAGTTCGGCGTCATCGTCTACAACCGCAACGTCTGCAAGCTCACGCCCGAGTCGCTGGCCATCCTGGCCGATCGCTGCCCCAACCTGATCGGCTTCAAGGACGGTGTGGGCGACATCGAGCTCATGTCCAGCATCCACATGAAGATGGGCGAGCGCTTCGCCTACCTGGGCGGTCTGCCCACGGCCGAGGTCTACGCCGCGGCCTACAAGGCACTGGGCACACCGGTGTATTCGTCCGCCGTCTTCAACTTCATCCCCAGGACGGCGATGGACTTCTACGAGGCCGTGCGCACCGACGACATGGCCACGCAACACAAGCTGCTCAAGCAGTTCTTCATGCCCTACCTGCAGATCCGCAACCGGGCACAGGGCTACGCCGTGAGCATCGTCAAGGCCGGCGCCACCCTGGTGGGCCACACGGCCGGGCCGGTGCGCGCACCGCTGACCGAACTCAAGCCCGCCGAGATGGAACAGCTCAAAGCGCTGATCGACGCGCTGGGGCCGCAATAA